The Acetomicrobium flavidum genome window below encodes:
- a CDS encoding lactate utilization protein — MADWEAFRKRHYELLGSAIVNNLNKKGYKAEYARTAVEAKDKVLELIPKNASVGIPGSVTVRELGLLEELEKRGNKIVHHWDPNLAGAERIQRLQEELLCDVFLTSANAVTIDGTMVNIDGNGNRVAGMAWAAGKIIYVIGINKVCPGGLEAAIARVKNFATPPNAMRLNIKTPCASLGYCVDCDSPERVCRAMLVLERAPQGRQSHVIIVGEVLGF, encoded by the coding sequence ATGGCTGATTGGGAAGCTTTCAGAAAGAGGCATTACGAGCTTTTGGGCAGCGCTATCGTCAATAACCTCAACAAAAAAGGTTATAAAGCCGAGTACGCAAGAACCGCTGTCGAGGCCAAAGATAAGGTGTTGGAGTTAATACCTAAGAATGCAAGCGTAGGCATTCCGGGAAGCGTCACCGTAAGAGAGTTGGGCTTGCTTGAAGAGCTTGAAAAAAGGGGCAACAAGATCGTACATCACTGGGATCCAAACCTCGCAGGGGCAGAACGCATTCAAAGGTTGCAGGAAGAGCTGCTCTGTGATGTGTTTTTGACCAGTGCAAACGCAGTAACCATAGATGGCACCATGGTCAACATTGACGGCAACGGCAATAGGGTTGCCGGCATGGCTTGGGCGGCGGGAAAGATCATTTACGTCATAGGGATAAATAAGGTCTGCCCCGGGGGCCTTGAAGCTGCGATTGCCAGGGTTAAGAACTTTGCTACTCCACCTAACGCAATGCGCCTTAATATCAAAACGCCCTGCGCATCCCTTGGCTATTGCGTCGACTGCGATTCACCCGAGCGGGTTTGCCGTGCCATGCTCGTGCTTGAAAGGGCGCCTCAGGGCAGGCAATCTCACGTGATCATCGTGGGAGAGGTCCTCGGATTTTAG
- a CDS encoding nitroreductase family protein, translating into MDLIELLRKRRSIRHFKDVAIEKDKVDLLKEAALRAPTSKNLHSWEFVFVDDKDTIGKLSEVRGQSSYFLKGAPLCLAVIGREDVNDTWIEDASIAAIIVQLTALSLGLGSCWIQIRNRMHSDDESAESYVKSVLNIPEQCRVVCLVALGYPDEKKDPTPSEKLRWDKIHVNRW; encoded by the coding sequence ATGGACTTGATAGAGCTTCTGAGAAAACGAAGAAGTATCAGGCATTTTAAGGACGTCGCCATAGAGAAGGATAAGGTAGACCTGCTGAAGGAAGCAGCCCTTCGAGCCCCTACGTCCAAGAACTTGCATTCCTGGGAATTTGTCTTTGTAGATGACAAAGACACGATCGGCAAGCTGTCGGAGGTAAGGGGCCAAAGCTCCTATTTTCTCAAGGGAGCACCCCTTTGCCTGGCAGTGATCGGACGAGAAGACGTAAACGACACCTGGATAGAGGATGCATCGATAGCTGCCATCATCGTTCAGCTTACCGCTCTTTCCTTAGGACTGGGCTCGTGCTGGATACAGATACGAAATCGAATGCATTCCGATGACGAAAGCGCTGAAAGTTACGTGAAGTCAGTTTTAAACATACCGGAGCAGTGTAGGGTAGTGTGTCTTGTGGCCTTAGGCTATCCCGATGAAAAGAAGGACCCTACGCCTTCAGAGAAGCTGAGGTGGGATAAGATACACGTCAATAGGTGGTAG
- a CDS encoding glucan biosynthesis protein has translation MKPRTILAIVAISLLSIAFVFETPVIYGSSKVSANQLDRLEKEVWKKARDLSLSPYQESVGKIPTSLKDLNYDQWRDIRFRPERSVWRGKNSLFEIQFYHLGFLYNVPVKINLVTPEGVKPFPFDPNLFDYGKNTLPVHEYKDIGFAGFRIHYPLNRKDYYDELISFLGASYFRALGKGQWYGMSARGLAIGTALPKGEEFPYFKEFWIVKPPRRYDKITVYALLNSPSLTGAYKFYIQPGEKTAIDVKASIFRRKDVEKLGIAPLTSMFYYGENTVNRPDDYRPEVHDSDGLLIAYENDKWEWRPLQNSARLNIVDFPATNVKGFGLLQRDITFDHYQDLEARYELRPSVWIAPRGRWGKGHVELVEIPTTWETTDNIVAFWVPEEIPPLGKPIDVSYRMSWHRPIGSPHGLGYVVSTRTGKGRDNDTRLFVVDFKGRSIEAIPASTGLTAVVNVSEGAELVEKILMKNEATGGWRLSFQVRAKGGSAIEQLQPDKRPKIKIEAYIKKGDNLPDVLTETWSYLWQL, from the coding sequence ATGAAGCCGCGAACTATTTTAGCCATAGTTGCTATTTCGCTATTGAGTATAGCATTTGTTTTTGAGACACCTGTAATTTACGGTAGCTCTAAGGTGAGTGCCAACCAGCTGGACCGCCTGGAAAAGGAGGTTTGGAAGAAAGCCCGCGACCTTTCGTTGTCCCCATATCAGGAGTCTGTCGGTAAAATCCCAACCTCTTTGAAGGACCTCAACTACGACCAATGGAGAGACATAAGGTTTAGGCCTGAAAGATCGGTCTGGCGCGGCAAGAATTCGCTTTTCGAGATCCAGTTCTATCATTTAGGCTTTCTGTACAACGTTCCCGTAAAGATCAACTTAGTGACGCCCGAGGGCGTAAAACCCTTCCCCTTCGATCCCAACCTCTTTGATTACGGCAAAAACACTTTGCCGGTGCACGAGTACAAGGACATAGGATTTGCAGGTTTTAGGATTCACTATCCTTTAAACAGGAAGGATTATTATGATGAACTGATCTCCTTTTTGGGTGCAAGTTACTTTAGGGCTCTGGGAAAGGGACAATGGTATGGCATGTCAGCGAGAGGTCTTGCAATAGGCACGGCATTGCCTAAGGGCGAGGAGTTTCCCTACTTCAAGGAATTTTGGATCGTAAAGCCTCCGCGAAGATATGACAAGATCACGGTTTACGCATTGCTTAACAGCCCAAGCTTGACCGGGGCTTACAAATTTTACATACAGCCCGGAGAAAAGACGGCCATCGATGTCAAGGCGTCTATCTTTAGAAGGAAGGACGTAGAAAAGCTCGGCATCGCGCCGCTTACCAGCATGTTCTATTACGGCGAAAATACCGTTAACCGACCTGACGATTATCGCCCTGAAGTGCACGATTCCGACGGTTTGTTGATCGCCTACGAAAATGACAAATGGGAATGGCGGCCGTTGCAAAATTCAGCACGCCTTAACATAGTTGACTTCCCTGCAACCAATGTTAAGGGTTTTGGACTGCTGCAGCGCGACATAACCTTTGACCATTATCAGGACTTAGAAGCCAGATACGAGCTTAGGCCGAGCGTATGGATCGCTCCCAGGGGCAGATGGGGAAAAGGCCATGTCGAGCTAGTGGAAATACCAACGACTTGGGAGACGACGGACAACATCGTGGCCTTTTGGGTCCCTGAAGAAATACCTCCTCTGGGCAAACCAATAGATGTCTCTTACAGGATGAGTTGGCATCGACCAATCGGCTCTCCCCATGGGCTGGGTTACGTCGTTTCCACTCGTACTGGCAAGGGAAGGGATAATGACACGAGACTTTTTGTGGTCGATTTTAAGGGAAGATCCATTGAAGCCATACCGGCAAGTACCGGACTTACTGCCGTTGTCAACGTGTCCGAAGGAGCTGAATTGGTTGAAAAGATCCTGATGAAAAACGAAGCTACCGGCGGATGGAGATTGTCATTTCAGGTACGGGCCAAAGGCGGCAGCGCCATAGAGCAACTGCAGCCTGACAAACGTCCAAAGATAAAGATCGAGGCCTATATCAAGAAAGGCGACAATCTGCCTGATGTATTGACGGAGACGTGGAGCTACCTATGGCAGCTATAA
- a CDS encoding MFS transporter, with protein MANSSFKRTVLFVSAIASLLGPLMISTVNVALPVIGRYFDADAATLGWVATSYMLATAAALVPVGRAADIVGRRKIFLLGAALLAFFNFLALFSANLTFLILCRVLQGIGGAMIVTTSIAILASVFPPGERGRAMGINTAATYLGLSLGPFCGGILVQNFGWKSIFVATGILSLYVFFTILRHIKGEWIASPEEPFDIVGSLLYVAFLLFFMYGLFLVPQIKSLYFVLTGIIFALVFLRYQLVAYNPVFNVRLFLSNRSFAFSNLAALINYAATASVAFLLSLYLQYAKNMSPQLAGIVLVLQPAVQAGFSPLAGRLSDRVEPRFIASAGMALTALGLFLLSRLNYDTTILYLGFTLCCLGFGFALFSSPNVNAIMSSVSNEHYGTASSSLATMRLIGQTMSMAMATVIFSIMLGKEQIGTENLDLFLESVNLAFVISAVTCLVGIYFSYVRGKIHVDKAKNSLA; from the coding sequence GTGGCCAATTCTTCATTTAAAAGGACCGTCCTCTTCGTCTCTGCAATAGCTTCCCTCTTAGGACCGCTTATGATATCGACGGTGAACGTTGCTTTACCGGTTATCGGCAGATACTTCGATGCTGACGCTGCCACCCTCGGTTGGGTGGCTACTTCCTACATGTTAGCCACAGCTGCTGCTTTAGTTCCCGTTGGAAGGGCGGCCGATATAGTGGGCAGGAGAAAAATCTTTCTCCTTGGCGCTGCCCTTTTGGCCTTCTTTAATTTCCTTGCCTTATTTTCAGCAAATTTGACCTTTCTCATCCTTTGCCGTGTATTGCAAGGTATAGGAGGAGCTATGATAGTAACGACATCTATAGCCATACTTGCCTCTGTTTTTCCACCCGGAGAAAGAGGAAGAGCCATGGGAATAAACACAGCTGCGACCTATTTGGGATTATCGTTGGGACCTTTTTGCGGTGGCATTTTAGTGCAAAACTTTGGATGGAAGAGCATCTTCGTTGCGACGGGAATTTTAAGCCTCTATGTATTTTTTACGATTCTTCGCCATATTAAAGGAGAGTGGATCGCCTCCCCAGAAGAGCCCTTCGATATTGTAGGCAGCCTGCTATACGTCGCTTTCTTATTATTCTTCATGTATGGTCTCTTCTTAGTTCCTCAGATAAAAAGTTTGTATTTTGTCTTGACAGGGATCATATTTGCTTTGGTTTTCTTAAGATATCAGTTGGTGGCATATAATCCGGTGTTTAATGTGAGGCTCTTCTTGAGCAATCGAAGTTTTGCCTTTTCAAATTTGGCTGCCTTGATCAATTACGCGGCAACGGCATCGGTAGCTTTTTTATTGAGCCTTTACCTCCAATATGCAAAGAATATGTCGCCCCAATTAGCAGGGATTGTTCTTGTGCTGCAACCAGCAGTTCAAGCTGGGTTTTCTCCCTTGGCCGGGCGACTGTCCGACAGGGTTGAACCCCGATTTATAGCTTCGGCGGGCATGGCCTTGACGGCTTTGGGTTTGTTTTTATTATCGAGATTAAATTACGATACCACCATTTTGTATCTGGGCTTCACGCTATGTTGTCTTGGCTTTGGGTTTGCACTTTTCTCATCGCCCAACGTTAACGCCATTATGAGCTCTGTCTCCAACGAGCATTACGGTACGGCATCAAGCTCCTTGGCAACCATGCGACTGATCGGTCAGACGATGAGCATGGCGATGGCAACAGTGATATTTTCGATAATGCTCGGCAAGGAACAGATAGGCACGGAGAATCTTGATCTCTTCTTGGAAAGCGTTAATTTGGCATTCGTCATTTCTGCCGTTACGTGCTTGGTTGGAATTTATTTTTCCTATGTCAGAGGCAAGATACATGTCGATAAGGCAAAAAACAGCCTTGCTTAA
- the mdoH gene encoding glucans biosynthesis glucosyltransferase MdoH, with amino-acid sequence MAAITLKLTRRILAYVWLLGVTSTRSLEIALNVMRKISLITSNFFDELAGELLNGISNDDSLIDDPRWPGISKNVLSKLLNDGYGGLTSTPPINRSSMVPKGFLVSLSNLFELPASKAFWETVAKRRRRLFAILVIASTALATYLMSLIIYFRSRALLGYLMLFAFAVLFAWISVGFWTALVGFISVLRGVDRYAPKAKVRGIKDDTRVALVFPIYNEDVNRVYAGIEATYRSLERTGKLKHYDFYVLSDSNDPDSWVCEELAWAEWCERLKAKGKLFYRRRTRNVKKKSGNIADFCRRWGKNYKYMIVFDADSVMTGDILVQMTAIMEANPKVGILQSAPKAIGRRSLYGRIQQFATYVYGPIFAAGLSFWQLGDAQYWGHNAIIRIKPFMENCALPVLPGDPPFGGEILSHDFVEAALMRRAGYEVWLSYDLDGSYEETPPTLLEELSRDRRWCQGNLQHLRLFLLKGIIPAHRFLFLNGVMIYGSGLLWFCFIFMSSLQALLDVWIEPVYFPAEYALFPEWPVWYPGWAIFLFIVTVVLLFLPKLLGLYLVIVKKKAGLFGGTGKLVSSVLLETLFSVFFAPIKMLFHSKFLLLALLGKKVGWGPQERSDVGLSWRQALKFHWKDTLIGLLWGTTLWIVNPAFCIWLSPILISFVLSIFLSVWTSRPTAGELFKRHGIFLTPQEMDPSPEMKVLAEVLANPPLPADQDFKLALFDPWVNALHRSLLRKRGRLMPKVLKKALNAIDSKEVLSRSEIMALLRSPVMLFELHKRVWESPEDKFIEKWSKYLSRIQ; translated from the coding sequence ATGGCAGCTATAACGTTAAAGCTAACCAGGCGCATACTTGCCTATGTTTGGTTATTGGGGGTAACGTCTACCCGCTCCTTGGAGATTGCGCTAAACGTCATGCGCAAGATTTCCTTAATTACATCGAACTTTTTCGATGAGCTTGCCGGTGAACTTTTAAATGGCATTTCAAACGACGATAGCTTAATAGATGACCCACGATGGCCGGGCATCAGCAAAAATGTCTTGTCGAAGCTGCTGAACGATGGATATGGAGGTCTGACTTCGACGCCGCCCATAAACAGGTCATCGATGGTTCCCAAGGGGTTTCTGGTCAGCCTTTCCAATTTGTTTGAACTTCCAGCCAGCAAGGCTTTTTGGGAGACCGTGGCCAAAAGGCGACGCAGGCTTTTTGCAATACTAGTGATTGCCTCTACGGCTCTGGCGACATATCTCATGAGTTTAATCATATATTTCAGGAGCAGGGCCCTCTTAGGCTACCTCATGCTTTTTGCCTTTGCCGTCCTTTTTGCCTGGATATCGGTGGGCTTTTGGACGGCCCTTGTTGGCTTCATATCGGTCCTTCGGGGCGTGGATCGTTACGCGCCCAAGGCCAAGGTGCGCGGGATAAAGGATGACACGCGCGTTGCTCTAGTGTTTCCCATCTATAACGAAGATGTCAACCGCGTCTATGCCGGGATCGAAGCGACTTATCGTTCCCTTGAGCGAACGGGCAAGTTGAAGCATTATGATTTTTATGTTTTAAGCGACAGCAATGACCCCGATTCATGGGTGTGTGAGGAGTTGGCCTGGGCCGAATGGTGCGAACGCCTGAAGGCAAAAGGCAAGCTGTTTTACCGGCGAAGGACCAGAAACGTAAAGAAAAAGAGCGGTAATATTGCCGATTTTTGTCGAAGATGGGGCAAAAATTACAAGTACATGATCGTCTTCGATGCCGACAGCGTCATGACCGGTGATATATTGGTACAGATGACGGCGATTATGGAGGCTAATCCCAAGGTAGGGATACTGCAAAGCGCACCAAAGGCCATTGGCAGGCGCTCGCTTTACGGTAGGATACAGCAATTTGCGACTTATGTGTACGGCCCTATATTCGCTGCCGGTTTAAGCTTTTGGCAGCTTGGCGACGCGCAATACTGGGGACACAATGCCATCATCAGGATTAAGCCCTTTATGGAAAACTGCGCCCTTCCCGTTTTGCCTGGAGATCCTCCCTTTGGCGGCGAGATATTGAGCCACGATTTCGTCGAAGCCGCCCTGATGCGAAGGGCGGGCTACGAGGTTTGGCTTTCCTACGATTTAGATGGCAGCTATGAGGAAACTCCTCCTACCTTGCTTGAAGAACTGTCGAGGGATAGGCGTTGGTGCCAGGGAAATTTACAGCACCTGAGGCTTTTCCTGCTAAAGGGGATCATTCCCGCCCATCGATTTCTCTTCTTAAATGGCGTGATGATATACGGATCGGGGTTGCTTTGGTTTTGCTTCATATTCATGAGTTCCCTCCAGGCCCTGTTGGATGTTTGGATTGAGCCCGTCTACTTCCCTGCCGAGTACGCCCTTTTCCCCGAATGGCCTGTATGGTATCCTGGATGGGCGATTTTCCTATTCATAGTGACCGTCGTGTTGCTATTTCTTCCGAAATTGCTGGGTTTGTATTTGGTCATAGTCAAAAAAAAGGCAGGACTTTTTGGGGGAACCGGCAAGCTTGTGTCAAGCGTTCTTCTTGAGACGCTTTTTTCGGTGTTTTTTGCTCCAATAAAGATGTTATTTCACAGTAAGTTCCTTTTGTTGGCGCTGCTTGGCAAAAAGGTCGGTTGGGGCCCGCAGGAAAGGTCCGACGTGGGCCTCAGTTGGAGGCAAGCCTTAAAGTTTCATTGGAAGGATACGCTCATAGGCCTGTTATGGGGTACAACTTTGTGGATCGTTAATCCTGCATTCTGCATATGGCTCTCGCCTATACTAATCTCATTCGTGCTGTCGATCTTTCTTTCCGTTTGGACCAGCCGGCCAACTGCGGGGGAGCTCTTCAAAAGACATGGAATTTTCTTGACGCCACAGGAGATGGATCCGTCGCCAGAGATGAAGGTTTTGGCTGAGGTGTTGGCAAATCCGCCTTTGCCTGCTGACCAGGACTTTAAATTGGCTCTTTTCGATCCCTGGGTTAATGCATTGCATCGAAGCCTTTTGCGCAAAAGGGGGAGGTTGATGCCTAAAGTTCTAAAAAAAGCCCTAAATGCCATCGACTCGAAAGAGGTTTTGAGCAGAAGCGAGATTATGGCTCTGCTACGCTCCCCCGTCATGCTCTTTGAGCTTCACAAAAGGGTCTGGGAAAGTCCCGAGGACAAATTTATAGAAAAATGGTCGAAATACCTGTCGCGGATTCAATGA
- a CDS encoding endonuclease/exonuclease/phosphatase family protein, with translation MRFVLYNIRYATGTGWDYHIPFPFWGCFRKTEKNFKDISSFLIKLNPDIVGLVESDGGSYRQNGKSQPKEMASQIGGMPIFCCKYYPESFITKTPILKSQGNAVVTKIPPVSHKVRYLSYGVKRALLEVEYEDFVLYLVHLSLGRKARTKQLEELAERCMSSKKPVILAGDCNTFGGEDELFPLIERVGLKNANSDLMPTYPSSSPRMLLDFVLYSPEIKVDNLFIPKVTFSDHLPLVCDFSL, from the coding sequence ATGCGCTTTGTGCTTTATAATATTCGTTACGCCACCGGAACTGGGTGGGATTATCATATCCCCTTTCCCTTTTGGGGATGTTTTAGAAAGACCGAAAAAAATTTTAAAGATATCTCTAGCTTCTTGATAAAGTTAAATCCAGACATCGTCGGCCTGGTCGAATCCGATGGAGGTTCCTATAGGCAGAACGGTAAAAGCCAACCTAAGGAAATGGCCTCGCAAATCGGAGGGATGCCTATCTTTTGCTGTAAATACTACCCTGAATCCTTCATTACCAAGACGCCGATTCTCAAGTCGCAGGGCAATGCTGTCGTAACCAAGATCCCGCCAGTCAGCCACAAGGTGAGGTACTTGAGTTACGGCGTAAAGAGGGCTCTTCTGGAAGTGGAATACGAGGACTTCGTCTTGTATTTGGTCCACCTTTCCCTGGGGCGTAAGGCCCGTACGAAGCAACTGGAGGAGTTGGCAGAAAGATGCATGTCGTCCAAAAAACCTGTAATATTAGCAGGAGATTGCAACACCTTCGGCGGCGAAGATGAGCTGTTCCCCTTGATCGAACGCGTCGGGCTCAAAAATGCAAATTCTGACCTCATGCCCACTTACCCTAGCTCATCGCCAAGGATGTTGCTTGACTTCGTCTTGTATAGCCCTGAAATAAAGGTAGATAATCTATTCATTCCCAAGGTGACGTTTTCTGATCATCTGCCGCTCGTGTGTGATTTTTCTCTTTAA
- a CDS encoding dipeptidase, translating into MTVNREHIEMARALHEKHFVSDAHFDLLPLIWDRRQRGETKVMENRYIPAFRQGGVNLIVSSLFVSNEYLPEMALRRALDYIGVLHEEIEESPGLFSLCRSVKEIKEANSAGMVAIMLSFEGVEPIGNDLNLLRIFYELGVRGVGIAWSRRNYAADGCHFEAREEGQRGGITDFGVKLIREAEKLGMYIDVSHLNDEGLSDVLKFYDKPVIASHSNCRNLARSMRNLTDEQILQIAQRGGLMGMNSCSEFVKDAKEKIGAADLADHIEHIYKITGSFEHVCYGFDFCDEFRELSPSPKESPNYDCIKGHARSFELTAELIARGVKEEDIAKIIGGNFLRFLERTIG; encoded by the coding sequence ATGACGGTAAATCGCGAGCATATCGAAATGGCAAGGGCGCTTCACGAAAAGCACTTCGTCTCGGATGCCCACTTTGACCTATTGCCACTTATATGGGATAGGCGCCAAAGGGGAGAGACCAAGGTCATGGAAAATCGTTACATCCCTGCCTTCAGACAGGGAGGCGTAAATTTGATTGTCTCCTCTCTTTTCGTCTCTAACGAATATCTTCCCGAAATGGCACTGAGGCGCGCTCTGGACTATATAGGCGTACTTCACGAGGAAATTGAAGAAAGCCCCGGCCTTTTTTCGTTGTGTCGCAGCGTAAAAGAGATAAAGGAAGCAAACTCAGCGGGCATGGTAGCTATAATGCTTTCCTTTGAGGGCGTTGAGCCCATAGGCAACGATTTAAACTTATTGCGTATATTCTACGAGTTGGGCGTGCGGGGCGTTGGGATAGCATGGAGCAGGAGAAATTACGCTGCCGACGGTTGTCACTTCGAAGCCCGGGAAGAGGGCCAAAGGGGAGGGATAACCGATTTTGGAGTCAAGCTGATTCGAGAGGCGGAAAAGCTTGGCATGTACATCGACGTAAGTCACCTAAATGACGAAGGCTTAAGCGACGTATTAAAGTTTTACGATAAACCAGTGATTGCCTCTCACTCCAACTGCAGAAATCTAGCGCGATCCATGCGCAACCTGACGGATGAGCAAATACTGCAGATTGCCCAAAGAGGTGGCCTCATGGGCATGAATTCCTGTAGCGAGTTCGTCAAAGACGCGAAGGAAAAAATTGGTGCAGCCGACCTGGCTGATCACATCGAGCACATTTATAAAATAACGGGATCATTTGAGCACGTTTGTTACGGCTTCGATTTTTGCGACGAATTTCGAGAGCTCTCCCCATCGCCAAAGGAAAGCCCTAACTACGACTGCATAAAAGGGCATGCCAGAAGCTTCGAGCTTACTGCCGAGCTCATCGCAAGAGGCGTGAAGGAAGAGGATATAGCCAAGATAATTGGAGGTAACTTCCTGCGTTTCCTCGAGCGCACTATAGGCTAG
- the cls gene encoding cardiolipin synthase: protein MNDDISMLLLWLYNATSFCIRIGMLCYVPLKHEPPTAMAWLLAINIWPWGGFILYSLFGSTGLPRERLRRRMRLLSELGDMLHNLRVHVLNEVNNPALNEDQTRISRMAYKMVDMSPVAGNSVLLISDPEEFLDHMCRDIDNAKKYVNLLYYIFSYDKLTEKLFDALERAARRGVECRLLVDSVGSKAFLRRHAHILRRSGVKVAEALPVRLLRRTPFTARYDIRNHRKIAIIDGLVAYTGSHNVIEPSYNNKAKGRLWHDLSVRLTGPVVIQLLAVFYEDWYVETHEDLPFDQLLHFLPDLNATGSAILQTVPSGPSMQLQNYQRLIVSALINAKRQATITTPYFIPDSETMHAIETARIMDVDVRLVIPQRADKAIVGGVARSHFTPLLNMGVKIYLYKNDILHSKTVTIDDEVAFLGTSNFDIRSFALDFEVDMIFYSPDEVSRIVEAQEMYIRNSKLLHRQEWEKRPAIEHVIYGITKLFSPLF, encoded by the coding sequence ATGAATGACGATATTTCGATGTTACTCCTTTGGTTATACAATGCAACCTCCTTTTGTATCCGCATTGGCATGCTCTGCTATGTCCCCTTGAAGCATGAGCCGCCTACTGCCATGGCCTGGCTTTTGGCCATCAACATATGGCCGTGGGGCGGATTCATCCTCTATTCGCTCTTTGGCTCCACGGGACTTCCCAGAGAAAGGCTAAGGCGTCGCATGAGGCTATTGTCGGAATTAGGCGACATGCTTCACAACTTAAGAGTGCATGTGCTAAATGAGGTCAACAACCCTGCCCTAAACGAAGATCAAACGAGGATCAGCCGCATGGCCTACAAGATGGTGGATATGAGCCCGGTGGCTGGTAATTCCGTTTTGCTTATAAGCGACCCTGAGGAATTCTTAGATCATATGTGTCGTGATATAGATAACGCCAAAAAATACGTCAACTTGCTGTATTATATATTCTCATACGATAAATTGACCGAAAAGCTCTTTGACGCCTTGGAAAGAGCCGCCAGACGGGGCGTCGAATGCAGGTTGCTTGTCGATTCAGTGGGCTCAAAGGCCTTCCTGAGGCGGCACGCACATATATTGCGAAGAAGCGGCGTAAAGGTTGCGGAGGCTTTGCCTGTAAGGCTTCTCAGGCGGACGCCCTTCACGGCCCGTTACGACATAAGAAACCACAGAAAGATCGCCATAATAGACGGGTTAGTCGCCTATACGGGCTCCCATAACGTCATAGAGCCTTCCTATAACAATAAGGCAAAGGGCCGCCTCTGGCATGACCTTTCGGTGAGGCTTACGGGTCCCGTGGTAATTCAGCTCCTGGCGGTCTTTTATGAGGATTGGTACGTAGAGACCCATGAGGATTTGCCCTTTGATCAATTGCTGCACTTTCTTCCCGATCTTAATGCCACAGGAAGCGCGATTTTACAGACCGTCCCGAGCGGTCCGTCGATGCAGCTGCAAAACTATCAGCGATTGATCGTGTCGGCCTTGATCAACGCTAAAAGACAGGCCACCATCACCACTCCATATTTCATTCCCGACAGCGAGACGATGCACGCCATAGAGACAGCCCGCATAATGGACGTCGACGTAAGGCTTGTGATACCTCAGCGAGCAGACAAGGCCATAGTAGGGGGCGTTGCAAGATCCCACTTTACCCCCCTACTCAATATGGGAGTCAAGATATATCTTTACAAGAATGATATCCTCCATTCCAAGACCGTTACGATCGATGACGAAGTGGCCTTTTTGGGGACTAGCAACTTCGATATTCGATCCTTTGCTCTCGATTTCGAGGTTGATATGATCTTCTATAGCCCGGATGAGGTATCCCGGATCGTTGAGGCTCAGGAGATGTATATAAGAAATTCGAAACTATTGCACCGTCAAGAGTGGGAAAAAAGGCCGGCCATAGAACATGTTATTTACGGAATTACCAAGCTCTTCAGTCCATTATTTTAA